One part of the Marinobacterium rhizophilum genome encodes these proteins:
- a CDS encoding sodium-dependent transporter, with translation MTQTVTTGAASGAVAGANTAGTPKRAFWSSRMAFILAATGSAVGLGNVWKFPYITGENGGGAFVLVYLLCIAIVGLPIMMAEVLIGRRGGRSPISSMAILCQRDKLHSRWRWLAGIGVLASFLILSFYSVIGGWALSYVGTAGSGALSGQSSESIGAIFSGLLADPGTLLMWHTLFMALTILVVARGLRGGLERAVTILMPALFVLLLLLVGYAMTTGHFGQAVSFLFQPDFSRLSTEGILVALGHAFFTLSLGMGVMMAYGSYLPKGVSIARTSILVSFMDTGVALLAGLAIFPLVFANGLEPGAGPGLIFQTLPLAFAQMPFGSLFGTLFFVLLVFAAWTSAISLLEPLVEWLEERRGLNRMISTLGAGIAAWLLGIGSILSLNEWADFAPLGMFAIFEGKTLFDLLDYLTANILLPLGGLLVAVFVGWFMARQALENELSMGRRSFALWYGVLRYVTPVAVAIVFIYNLV, from the coding sequence ATGACTCAAACTGTCACCACGGGCGCCGCTTCAGGCGCTGTTGCCGGCGCAAACACGGCTGGCACACCCAAGCGCGCTTTCTGGTCGTCGCGCATGGCCTTTATCCTGGCCGCCACCGGCTCCGCCGTGGGCCTGGGCAACGTCTGGAAATTCCCCTATATCACCGGCGAAAACGGCGGTGGCGCCTTTGTGCTGGTGTACCTGCTCTGTATCGCCATTGTTGGCCTTCCCATCATGATGGCCGAGGTACTTATCGGCCGGCGCGGTGGCCGCAGTCCCATCAGCAGCATGGCTATCCTGTGCCAGCGCGACAAGCTGCACAGCCGCTGGCGCTGGCTGGCGGGCATCGGTGTGCTGGCGTCTTTCCTGATCCTGTCGTTCTACTCGGTGATCGGTGGCTGGGCGCTGTCCTACGTGGGCACGGCGGGCAGCGGCGCGCTGAGCGGCCAGAGCAGCGAGAGCATCGGCGCTATCTTCTCCGGCCTGCTGGCAGACCCCGGTACCCTGCTGATGTGGCATACGCTCTTTATGGCGCTGACCATTCTGGTGGTGGCCAGGGGCCTGCGCGGCGGTCTTGAACGCGCCGTGACCATCCTGATGCCGGCGCTGTTCGTGCTGCTGTTGCTGCTGGTGGGCTATGCCATGACCACCGGCCACTTCGGCCAGGCGGTGAGTTTTCTCTTCCAGCCGGACTTTTCCAGGCTGAGCACCGAGGGCATCCTGGTGGCGCTTGGTCATGCCTTCTTTACCCTGAGCCTGGGCATGGGCGTGATGATGGCCTACGGCTCCTACCTGCCCAAGGGCGTGTCCATTGCCCGCACCTCCATCCTGGTGTCCTTCATGGATACCGGCGTGGCGCTGCTGGCGGGGCTGGCGATCTTCCCGCTGGTGTTCGCCAACGGTCTTGAGCCCGGCGCCGGCCCTGGCCTGATCTTCCAGACCCTGCCGCTGGCCTTCGCCCAGATGCCCTTTGGCAGCCTGTTCGGCACCCTGTTCTTCGTACTGCTGGTATTCGCCGCCTGGACCTCGGCCATCTCGCTGCTGGAACCGCTGGTGGAATGGCTCGAAGAGCGCCGTGGCCTCAATCGCATGATCAGCACCCTGGGCGCTGGTATTGCCGCCTGGCTGCTGGGCATCGGTTCCATCCTGTCGCTGAATGAATGGGCGGATTTTGCGCCGCTGGGCATGTTCGCCATCTTTGAAGGCAAGACCCTCTTCGATCTGCTGGATTACCTCACCGCCAACATCCTGCTGCCGCTCGGTGGCCTGCTGGTGGCCGTGTTCGTCGGCTGGTTCATGGCGCGCCAGGCGCTGGAAAACGAACTGTCCATGGGGCGTCGCAGCTTCGCCCTCTGGTACGGCGTACTGCGCTACGTCACCCCGGTGGCGGTGGCCATCGTGTTTATCTACAACCTGGTGTAA
- a CDS encoding Leu/Phe/Val dehydrogenase, translated as MSVFSHPEFDNHQHLSFVSDEETGLRAIVAVHNSNRGPALGGCRMFPYASDEAALRDVLRLSRGMTYKSALANLDLGGGKSVIIGDPRAHKSEALLEAMGRFLEQLGGLYIAAEDSGTSVADLQVMGRHTRHVAGVASRPGFDGRHSNGDPSPATAYGTFVGLKAAVAHQLGRSDLEGLKVAVQGIGNVGYRLAQLLSDAGAQLWVHDIHSDAVARAVDELGATAVAGDEILSLNVDVVAPCALGAVLNDQSIARLQARVVAGAANNQLELARHDDALRQRGILYAPDFVINAGGIIDVCYERNGHDAEAVRRHVETIGDTLGEIFARAALSQQPTGVIANRLAEERFKPHREEGARQVA; from the coding sequence ATGTCTGTATTTAGTCATCCGGAATTTGATAACCATCAGCACCTGTCCTTTGTCAGTGACGAAGAAACCGGCCTGCGGGCCATCGTTGCGGTGCATAACAGCAATCGCGGGCCGGCGCTGGGCGGCTGTCGCATGTTCCCCTACGCCAGCGACGAAGCGGCGCTGCGTGATGTACTGCGCCTCTCCAGGGGTATGACCTACAAGTCGGCCCTGGCCAACCTGGATCTGGGCGGTGGCAAGTCGGTGATTATCGGCGATCCGCGTGCCCACAAGTCCGAAGCCCTGCTCGAAGCCATGGGGCGTTTTCTGGAGCAACTTGGCGGCCTCTATATTGCCGCCGAGGATTCCGGCACCAGCGTGGCGGATCTGCAGGTGATGGGGCGCCATACTCGCCACGTGGCCGGTGTGGCATCCCGCCCGGGATTCGATGGTCGGCACAGCAATGGTGACCCGTCGCCGGCCACGGCCTACGGCACCTTCGTGGGTCTCAAGGCGGCGGTGGCGCATCAACTGGGCCGCAGCGACCTGGAAGGGCTTAAAGTGGCGGTGCAGGGGATCGGCAATGTCGGCTATCGCCTGGCGCAGCTGCTCAGCGATGCCGGCGCCCAGCTCTGGGTGCACGATATTCACAGCGATGCGGTGGCCCGTGCCGTCGACGAGCTGGGTGCCACCGCCGTGGCGGGAGACGAGATTCTGAGTCTGAATGTTGATGTTGTCGCGCCCTGTGCGCTCGGCGCGGTGCTGAACGATCAGAGCATCGCCCGGCTGCAGGCAAGGGTGGTGGCCGGGGCGGCCAACAACCAGCTGGAACTGGCGCGCCATGATGACGCCCTGCGTCAGCGCGGCATCCTCTATGCTCCGGATTTCGTGATCAATGCCGGCGGCATTATCGATGTCTGCTACGAACGCAACGGTCACGACGCCGAGGCCGTGCGCCGCCATGTGGAAACCATCGGCGATACGCTCGGCGAAATATTCGCCAGGGCCGCGCTGAGCCAGCAGCCCACCGGTGTCATCGCCAACCGCCTGGCGGAAGAACGCTTCAAGCCGCACCGGGAAGAGGGCGCCCGGCAGGTGGCCTGA